The nucleotide sequence CCAGCAGAAAGGCACGTTCCGCCCCCCGCCCGACGATTTCGTGGCCCGGCAGTTTGAGCTGCTACTCTCGGAAATGGCCCGCCACGGCTACCAGCAGTACGAAATCAGCAACTTCTGCCAGCCCGGCCGCGAGTCTAGGCACAACTCGGCGTACTGGCGCGGCGTGCCCTACCTGGGCCTGGGCCCGAGCGCCCACTCCTTCAACGGCCACAGCCGCCAGTACACCCTCGCCAACAACCCGCAGTACGTGGCCGCCGTGCTGGAGCGGCAGGAGGTGCCCGCCACCATCGAAGTCCTCTCGCCGCTGGACCGCGCCAACGAGTACCTGATGACCAGTCTGCGCACCGCCTACGGCACCGACCTGTACCACCTGCGCGACACGCTCGGCGTGGATTTGCTGACCCAGCAGGCCGCCTACCTGCACGAGCTGCAGACCACCAACCTGGCCACCCTCGACGACGCCGGCACCCTGCGCCTCACCGACCAGGGCAAGCTCCTCGCCGACCACATCACCCTCACTCTGTTCCAGAGCCCGACGGAGTAACGCTAAGCTCCGGCTTGGCGAAGAGCGCAGCGAGTACGCGAAACCGCGCCACTTGCGCCAACGCGTAGATACTCGCGTTGCTCGTCGCCAAACCGGAGCTTAGCGCTACACGCATAGCCGGCGCAAAATTCTTACATTCCTACTACCCTAACGCTCTGCGACTTCGCCACCGGCCGGATTCCGCTGGCTGTGCCCGCACAGCTTTGCTTCGGAGGATTCAAAAAATCCGCGTAATCTTCAAGTATGAGAAGACTGATTGATGCTTTGGCCGACGACACGGACTTTTTCATCGAACAGGTGCAGATTACGGCCATTGTGTTCGACAACTCCGATGACGTAACCATCTGGGCGACTACCTTTTTTGACCAGGAACCGCACTTTTTTCACCTGGGCCTGCAGTTCCAGCAGCTCGACCTGCTGCTGCGCCTGGCCGCCGAGCGCGCCGACCGGCTGCAGGAAGACGTGGCCGACGCCTTGGCGACCGTCACGGAATGGCCCTGCCTGCTCGAATACACTTCTGAGGCTGAACCACCGGTGCCGCTGCCCAACGTGGCCCTCAAGCTCTCCTGCACCTATCCTGCCGACGGTCCTTTCGAAGACGATGAATCCGACGAGGACGACGGCGCCGACGACACGTTCAACATCAGCATCGACCCCGACGCCGACGACGCGGATGCCGCAGAATACGAATCCAGCATGCCCCACAACATCTTCTACCTCGAAGACGTGTTTCTGCGGGTAGAGCCGTGAGTAGTTGAATTGCTGGATGGCTGAATTGTTAAATGGCTTGATTACTAAATCGTTGTTCTTGTTAAGCAGTTGTACAGCTAGCCAGTTGACCATTCAACCATTTAACAATTCAACCATTAAGCCATTTAACCAATGTTCTACCTGATACCGGGTTTGGGGGCGGATGAGCGGGTTTTTCGGAACCTGCAGCCCTTGCTGCACGGCCCCACGCAGGTGCTGCAGTGGCTGCTGCCGGAGCCGGAGGAACTGCTGCCGCACTACGCGGCGCGCATGGCCGAGGCCATACCGGCCGGGCAGCCGTGTTTGCTAGTGGGCGTGTCGTTTGGCGGGGTGGTGGCGCTGGAAATCTGCCGGATCCGGCCGCTGGCGCGGGCCATCCTCATCAGTAGCGTGCCCGATGCCAGCTGCCTGCCGCCGCTGCTGCGCCTGATCCGGGGCAGCGGCGCCTACCGGCTGTTTCCGCCGCAGTGGCTGAAGCTATTTCCGCGGGCCGGCCAGTGGTATTTTGGCGTTCGGAACGGTGAGGAATACCAGCTGTTTCACCAGATTCTGCAGGACATGGAGCCGCGCTACACGCGCTGGGCCATCCATCGGCTGCTGCACTGGGACAGCACCAGCGCCGGCCGCAGCATCCAGATCCTGGGCACCCACGACCGGGTATTCCCGCCCGGCCCCACGCCCGTCGACTACCTTATCCCCGGCGGCGGCCACTTTATGGTCGTCAGCCACGCCCCCCAGATTGCCGAAATCCTAAACCAACTGGCAGCTGAGCTGCCCCTAGCACGTCATTCCGAGCAGCGCGAGGAATCCCGCTAGCGTAGTATTGCCTTCACCGAACGCCTTGCCCCATCTGGTCATGCTAAGCTTGTCGAAGCATCTCTACCGCTTCGTTAGTCTAGTACTGCAACGTCAGCACGCCAGATGCTTCGGCTGCGCCTCTGCATGACGTTCTGCCACTCCACCCATCCACCACTCCACAAATCCACCGCTGCATGCTTGCCACTTACCCGCACCACGGCCGCGCCTACTCCTTCAACCCGGCCGCGCCGCTGGACATCTCCCTGCCGCTGGCGCCCGGCAAAAACCAGGTAAACTGCTTCTGGGCGGAACCGGTGCAGGTTGACGTGATTCGGGTGGGCGACTTTGTGGGCAGCGTAGCGCTGGGCGGCAGCACCAACTACCAGCGCGTGCACCTTACGCCCCACGGCAACGGCACCCACACTGAGTGCTACGGCCACATTTCGCCCGACCCACAAGCCACGCTCAACCGCTGCCTGCGCCGCTTCCTGTTTGTGGCCCGGCTGGTATCGGTGCAGCCCCGCCCGCAAGCCAACGGCGACGCGGTGGTATTACTGGAAGACGTGCGCCGCGAGCTGGAAGGCGGCCCAGATGCTACCGTTCCGCTGGAGGCGCTGGTGCTGCGCACCCTTCCCAACCACCGCGCCAAGCGCACCCGCCACTACTCCGGCACCAACCCCACCTACCTCGAGCCCGCCCTGGCCCACTACCTGGCCGAGCGCCACATCGAGCACCTGCTGCTGGATTTGCCCAGCGTCGACCGGGAGGAAGACGGCGGCCAGCTGCTGGCGCACCACGCCTTCTGGCAGTATCCGCATGCCACCCGCACCCACGCCACCATCACCGAGCTGATATTCGTGCCCGACGAGGTGGAAGACGGGCTGTTTCTGCTCAGCCTGCAGCCTACTAGCCTAGAGCTGGACGCCAGCCCCAGCAAGCCCGTGCTGTATGCGCTGGGCAGCTAATAGCACACCCCAACGCACAAAGGGACGGCCCGTGAGAGCCGTCCCTTTTGCTTGCGCTAGACTTATAGTTACTACTCGGCGGTAGCTGCTTCAGCAACCGGAACTACCGATACGAACGAACGGTCTTTGCGGCCCTTGCGGAACTGCACCGTGCCGTCGATCATAGCGAACAGCGTGTGGTCCTTGCCGATACCCACGTTCTGGCCGGGGTGGTGCTTGGTGCCGCGCTGACGCACGATGATGTTGCCGGAAATGATAGACTGACCACCGAAGATCTTCACGCCGAGGCGCTTGGATTCTGATTCGCGGCCGTTGTTGGAGCTACCTACGCCTTTCTTGTGTGCCATGGTATTTAGTGCTTAGTGCTTGGTTGTTAGTGCTTGGGAATTGTTGGGCCGAAACCGCTCAGTTGAACCAACCAAGCCTCAGGCACCAACAACGAGGCACTAAATTAACCGATGCTGTTGATCATTACTTTGGTGAACTGCTGACGGTGACCGTTCAGCTTCTTGTAGCCCTTGCGGCGCTTCTTCTTGAACACCAGCACCTTGTCGCCCTTTACGTGCGCCAGAATGGTACCAGTTACGGCTACGTCCAGCAGCGGCGAGCCGATGGTGATGGTTCCGTCGTTATCGGTGAGCATGGCTTTGCCCAGCTCCACACTGTCGCCGACGTTGCCAGCCAAACGGTGGGCGTATACAAATTTATTGGCTTCGACCTTAGTCTGCTTCCCGGCTATGTTGACAATTGCGTACATCGGCGTCTTCGCGGTTTCTGAAAAATGGAAGGCAAAAGTAGAAGTATCATTTTACAAATCCAAACCCTAACTCATTAAACATCATTACTCCACCACGCAGGCGGCCTGCAGCCAGGTGTCAAGGAACGCGCCAGCGGGTACGCGAATAGCTTTTTTGTGGAAAACCACGATTGTCCACACGCAAAATGTGGAAAACTTTTCCTGTTTCCAGGATTTTCCGCCGTTTTCCGCTTCTTTTCGGGAATATAGTGCCCCTAAAGTGCTTATGCGGCAACGAAAATTTAACACACAAAAAATGCCGCTGCCGTGCCGGGCAACCCGGGCGAGGAGGGTATATTTGGTGCCGGAGCCGGCCGCCGGCCAGCTCTGCCCGCCCGGAACATTCTGCTTCCGCTGCTGGTTTCTGGCCTCCCGGGCGTATCCCGCCGGTGGGGCGCGCCA is from Hymenobacter yonginensis and encodes:
- the rpmA gene encoding 50S ribosomal protein L27, whose protein sequence is MAHKKGVGSSNNGRESESKRLGVKIFGGQSIISGNIIVRQRGTKHHPGQNVGIGKDHTLFAMIDGTVQFRKGRKDRSFVSVVPVAEAATAE
- a CDS encoding cyclase family protein; protein product: MLATYPHHGRAYSFNPAAPLDISLPLAPGKNQVNCFWAEPVQVDVIRVGDFVGSVALGGSTNYQRVHLTPHGNGTHTECYGHISPDPQATLNRCLRRFLFVARLVSVQPRPQANGDAVVLLEDVRRELEGGPDATVPLEALVLRTLPNHRAKRTRHYSGTNPTYLEPALAHYLAERHIEHLLLDLPSVDREEDGGQLLAHHAFWQYPHATRTHATITELIFVPDEVEDGLFLLSLQPTSLELDASPSKPVLYALGS
- the rplU gene encoding 50S ribosomal protein L21, translated to MYAIVNIAGKQTKVEANKFVYAHRLAGNVGDSVELGKAMLTDNDGTITIGSPLLDVAVTGTILAHVKGDKVLVFKKKRRKGYKKLNGHRQQFTKVMINSIG
- a CDS encoding alpha/beta fold hydrolase, giving the protein MFYLIPGLGADERVFRNLQPLLHGPTQVLQWLLPEPEELLPHYAARMAEAIPAGQPCLLVGVSFGGVVALEICRIRPLARAILISSVPDASCLPPLLRLIRGSGAYRLFPPQWLKLFPRAGQWYFGVRNGEEYQLFHQILQDMEPRYTRWAIHRLLHWDSTSAGRSIQILGTHDRVFPPGPTPVDYLIPGGGHFMVVSHAPQIAEILNQLAAELPLARHSEQREESR